A genomic stretch from Candidatus Aegiribacteria sp. includes:
- the thrS gene encoding threonine--tRNA ligase, which yields MRISFPDSSLREYEVGTTGLEIAGDISEGLARNALIVKFNGKLLDLCEPLQEDGNIEILTFRDEEGKKALRHSCSHLLASAVQKLYPAARFGIGPSIEDGFYYDFDIPDFPGISAFEEIAAEMKKQVKENVPFIRKEMGFEDAVAFFEDKGEKYKMELIEELRDAEENVFVYQLGEFVDLCKGPHVPSTKCLKYFELLSTAGAYWRGDEKNEMLTRIYGTVFDSSKNLKEHLSILEEAKKRDHRKLGPELGLFIIGGSGGPGLTYWLPDGTIVREELENHWKKAHVKSGYQLVSTPHIAPVELWKTSGHYNYYKENMYFLEIDKGEYALKPMNCPGHIIIYKSSKRSYRELPMRLAELGMVYRYEKSGVLHGLMRVRGFTVDDGHIFCTEHQIVDEIKKVVRFALYFLKIFDFGYSIELSLMDTEHSDHYAGEPEEWKKVESALGKALDEMGEDYRPVAGEAVFYGPKIDIKMKDALGRYWQGPTIQFDFNIPQRFNLTYVGDDGQDHRVFMVHRALFGSVERFIGNLIEHYAGNLPGWLAPHQVVILPITSSQLEKAEEIESNLADLGIRCSIDARSETVGYRIRDAETSKVPFMFIIGEREAESNRVSLRIHREGDRGSMELDEAIDIVMAGCRRPELPE from the coding sequence ATGCGTATAAGTTTCCCGGACAGTAGTTTAAGAGAGTATGAGGTAGGTACCACCGGTCTTGAAATAGCCGGAGATATTTCTGAGGGACTCGCCAGAAATGCTTTGATTGTAAAATTCAATGGTAAGTTACTGGACCTCTGCGAGCCACTGCAGGAAGATGGAAATATAGAAATTCTGACATTCAGGGATGAAGAGGGCAAGAAAGCCCTTCGGCACAGTTGTTCACACCTTCTCGCGAGTGCCGTACAGAAACTGTATCCTGCCGCCAGGTTTGGAATAGGCCCCTCGATAGAGGACGGATTCTACTACGATTTCGATATACCTGATTTTCCCGGTATTTCAGCATTCGAGGAAATTGCCGCTGAAATGAAAAAACAGGTTAAGGAGAATGTGCCATTCATCCGCAAAGAGATGGGTTTCGAAGATGCAGTTGCGTTTTTTGAGGATAAAGGCGAGAAATACAAAATGGAACTCATTGAGGAACTGCGCGATGCAGAAGAGAATGTATTTGTTTATCAACTTGGTGAATTTGTTGATCTCTGCAAAGGCCCCCATGTTCCATCAACAAAATGCCTGAAGTACTTCGAGCTTCTAAGCACCGCCGGAGCATACTGGCGCGGTGATGAGAAAAACGAAATGCTTACGCGAATTTACGGAACCGTATTCGATTCGTCGAAAAACCTGAAAGAACACCTTTCGATACTTGAGGAAGCGAAGAAGAGGGACCACAGAAAACTCGGCCCGGAGCTAGGTCTTTTCATAATAGGGGGCTCCGGCGGCCCTGGTCTGACATACTGGCTGCCTGACGGTACGATTGTCCGGGAGGAGTTGGAGAACCACTGGAAGAAAGCACACGTTAAATCCGGGTATCAGCTTGTAAGTACTCCTCATATAGCGCCGGTTGAGTTATGGAAAACCTCAGGGCATTACAACTACTACAAAGAAAATATGTACTTCCTTGAGATAGACAAAGGTGAGTACGCGCTGAAACCGATGAACTGCCCTGGCCATATCATCATTTACAAAAGCAGTAAAAGATCTTACCGAGAACTGCCAATGCGACTGGCTGAACTTGGTATGGTTTACAGATACGAAAAGAGCGGCGTACTTCACGGCCTTATGCGGGTCCGCGGATTCACTGTTGATGACGGCCACATTTTCTGTACAGAGCATCAGATAGTCGATGAAATCAAGAAAGTAGTCAGGTTTGCTCTTTACTTCCTGAAGATCTTCGATTTCGGATACAGCATAGAGCTCTCTCTTATGGACACGGAACACTCCGATCATTACGCAGGAGAGCCGGAGGAGTGGAAAAAAGTCGAGTCCGCCCTTGGGAAAGCGCTTGACGAGATGGGCGAGGATTACAGGCCTGTTGCGGGTGAAGCGGTTTTCTACGGTCCAAAGATCGATATAAAGATGAAAGACGCGCTGGGCAGATACTGGCAGGGACCTACCATCCAGTTCGACTTCAACATCCCGCAGCGTTTCAATCTTACATACGTTGGTGATGACGGGCAGGATCACAGGGTGTTCATGGTCCACAGAGCCCTCTTCGGTTCAGTGGAACGGTTCATCGGCAACCTCATAGAACACTACGCGGGCAACCTTCCAGGTTGGCTTGCCCCCCATCAGGTTGTTATCTTACCTATTACGTCATCACAGCTTGAAAAGGCTGAAGAGATTGAAAGCAATCTCGCTGATCTGGGAATCCGATGCAGTATAGACGCCCGAAGCGAAACTGTTGGATACCGGATCAGAGACGCGGAAACCAGCAAGGTTCCCTTCATGTTCATTATCGGTGAACGAGAAGCGGAATCAAACAGGGTTTCTTTGCGTATTCACAGAGAAGGTGACAGAGGCTCAATGGAGCTTGATGAAGCGATTGATATAGTCATGGCCGGGTGCAGAAGGCCTGAATTACCGGAATAG
- the infC gene encoding translation initiation factor IF-3 translates to MSKKEQNRVNGEIRSPNVRLLDENGDHIGTLSIQEALDMAAEAGLDLVEISPGANPPVVSIVDYGKFRYRQKRKERKTRKSQNTGGLKEVKFRPNTEEHDYNFKMEHAREFLDSRHKVKATVVFRGRQLSYKEQGYELLDKLAEDLKEYGRIERKPVMEGRQMSMIISPLKERN, encoded by the coding sequence ATCAGTAAGAAGGAACAGAACAGGGTTAACGGGGAGATTCGGAGCCCCAACGTGAGATTGTTGGATGAGAACGGAGATCATATTGGAACTTTAAGCATACAGGAAGCTCTTGATATGGCTGCGGAAGCAGGACTTGATCTAGTTGAGATCTCACCCGGAGCAAACCCGCCCGTTGTCAGTATAGTTGATTATGGGAAGTTCCGTTATCGTCAGAAGAGAAAAGAAAGAAAGACAAGGAAAAGCCAGAATACCGGCGGCCTGAAAGAAGTAAAATTCAGACCAAATACAGAAGAGCATGATTATAACTTCAAGATGGAGCACGCCAGGGAATTCCTTGATTCCAGACATAAAGTCAAGGCAACCGTTGTATTTAGAGGTAGACAACTGTCTTACAAGGAGCAGGGTTACGAGCTTCTTGACAAGCTTGCTGAAGACCTTAAGGAATACGGTCGGATTGAAAGAAAGCCGGTTATGGAAGGGCGACAGATGTCCATGATCATCTCGCCTTTGAAAGAGAGAAATTAG
- the lspA gene encoding signal peptidase II translates to MTEKKTRLCGYLTALSVLIIDQMTKVLARGELELHHPEEIIGNFLRFTLAWNQGAAFSMPWGGPLFLTVITTVAAVMVSIFIWKFGKRSPLFIAGLGAILGGALGNLLDRFMYGKVVDFIDIGFTGWRWPTFNVADIAITAGGVLLVILYKGETAAEKKMEDSTDAG, encoded by the coding sequence ATGACTGAGAAGAAAACCAGGTTATGCGGATATCTCACCGCGCTTTCGGTCCTGATTATCGATCAAATGACCAAAGTACTTGCTCGTGGAGAACTGGAGCTGCATCATCCTGAGGAGATTATCGGCAACTTTCTGAGGTTTACCCTCGCATGGAACCAGGGCGCGGCCTTCAGTATGCCATGGGGGGGGCCACTGTTTCTGACCGTTATTACCACTGTTGCAGCTGTAATGGTATCTATTTTCATATGGAAATTCGGAAAACGCTCACCGCTGTTTATTGCGGGATTAGGAGCAATTCTTGGAGGAGCGCTTGGAAACCTTCTGGACAGGTTCATGTACGGCAAGGTTGTTGATTTTATAGATATCGGTTTCACCGGCTGGCGGTGGCCCACATTTAACGTTGCCGATATTGCCATTACGGCTGGTGGTGTTCTTCTTGTGATTCTGTACAAAGGAGAAACGGCTGCCGAAAAGAAAATGGAGGATAGTACCGATGCAGGCTAG
- the arcC gene encoding carbamate kinase — MQARMTSRTVIAVGGNSLISSGANNGNLGTHKMAREVCEEMATIAQFRGGVVITHGNGPQVGYELLRNALASSSIPPDGMDLNVAATQGYIGYILQQVLGDVLEERGVDIPVTALITQVLVAPDDPAFENPSKPVGSFYSKEEAGKIKKEFGWIMKEDAGRGWRRVVPSPKPRRILELEAIRTLVNAGEIVICAGGGGIPVVREGYKVRGVPAVIDKDHVSALLATRLEADTYVISTAVPEVYVNFGKPDQKPIHNATLEEMERFVHHGEFAAGSMLPKIRASIGFLKHGGKKVVITSPGNILKALDGKAGTTIVHGGITIQESIPLSDS; from the coding sequence ATGCAGGCTAGAATGACTTCAAGGACTGTAATAGCTGTCGGGGGTAACTCCCTTATCTCCTCAGGCGCGAACAACGGAAATCTGGGCACTCACAAAATGGCACGGGAAGTCTGCGAAGAGATGGCAACCATCGCTCAGTTCCGTGGAGGTGTTGTAATCACCCACGGCAACGGCCCTCAGGTGGGGTACGAGCTTTTAAGGAATGCCCTGGCTTCCTCCAGTATTCCCCCGGATGGTATGGATTTGAACGTTGCGGCAACGCAGGGTTACATCGGTTACATTCTGCAGCAGGTTCTTGGCGATGTTCTGGAGGAGCGCGGTGTTGATATCCCTGTAACCGCTCTCATTACACAGGTTCTTGTGGCCCCTGACGATCCGGCCTTTGAGAATCCATCGAAACCCGTCGGTTCTTTCTACAGTAAAGAAGAAGCCGGTAAAATCAAAAAGGAATTCGGCTGGATCATGAAAGAGGACGCCGGAAGGGGATGGAGACGTGTTGTGCCATCTCCCAAACCCAGGAGAATACTTGAGCTTGAGGCTATAAGAACCCTTGTCAATGCCGGCGAGATCGTTATCTGCGCAGGCGGCGGGGGGATCCCTGTAGTACGTGAGGGATACAAGGTAAGAGGAGTTCCCGCGGTTATCGACAAAGATCATGTAAGCGCGCTTCTCGCCACACGGCTGGAAGCTGATACTTACGTAATATCCACAGCGGTACCGGAAGTTTATGTGAACTTCGGGAAGCCTGATCAGAAGCCTATTCACAATGCTACCCTTGAGGAGATGGAGCGGTTCGTTCATCATGGAGAGTTCGCTGCGGGTTCAATGCTTCCCAAGATCCGGGCATCCATAGGTTTCCTCAAGCACGGCGGTAAGAAGGTCGTAATAACGTCTCCGGGTAATATTCTCAAGGCGCTTGACGGAAAAGCAGGAACAACAATCGTTCACGGAGGAATCACTATTCAGGAATCAATACCCCTTTCCGATTCTTAA